One stretch of Malus domestica chromosome 14, GDT2T_hap1 DNA includes these proteins:
- the LOC114821010 gene encoding guanylate kinase 2-like, with protein MGEAPAFFVDELQKGFANGFDVKSKGGETSVAYCNRTYVIGGACEESALSIGVRILDQSSGEWINPTVLGTKPKPSKGHSAVLLGEDRILITKNGSSADDFAWFLEVDTQYVRQQKKILGTEVVAWSKGVRGCSEKPVVISGPSGVGKGTLISMLMKEYPSMFGFSVSHTTRAARAMEKDGVHYHFIERSIMEKELEDGKFLEFASVHGNLYGTSVEAVELVADDGKRCILDIDVQGARSVRASSLEAIFIFVCPPSMEELEKRLRARGTETEEQVLKRLRNAKTEIDLGQSSGIFDHMLYNDNLEDCYQSLKELLGLDGTVTAAPKSATKVVDLPMDHSLTKIDNKIIINSRTPELEKASTNMIVLDVSSLKGGAPGRTRGLDIHTMDSFLDGLSGITH; from the exons ATG GGTGAAGCACCAGCATTCTTTGTTGATGAGCTGCAGAAGGGATTTGCAAATGGTTTCGATGTAAAATCAAAAGGCGGTGAAACTTCCGTTGCCTACTGCAACAGAACA TATGTGATTGGTGGAGCCTGTGAGGAATCGGCATTGTCAATTGGAGTTCGTATTCTAGATCAATCCAGTGGTGAATG GATAAATCCTACTGTGTTGGGAACAAAACCCAAGCCATCGAAAGGCCATTCAGCAGTGCTTTTAGGTGAAGACCGAATATTGATTACCAAGAATGGTTCCAGCGCAGACGATTTTGCTTGGTTTCTTGAG GTGGACACCCAATATGTTAGGCAGCAGAAGAAAATTTTGGGCACCGAGGTTGTTGCGTGGAGTAAGGGTGTGAGGGGCTGTTCTGAGAAGCCAGTTGTTATTAGTGGTCCATCCGGGGTAGGTAAGGGGACACTAATATCCATGCTCATGAAAGAATATCCATCCATGTTTGGATTCTCTGTGAGCCACACAACCCGTGCTGCAAGAGCTATGGAAAAGGATGGGGTCCATTACCATTTCATTGAGAGGAGTATCATGGAGAAAGAATTAGAAGATGGCAAGTTCCTTGAGTTTGCTTCTGTGCATGGAAATCTCTACGGAACTAGTGTTGAGGCAGTAGAACTCGTAGCAGATGATGGGAAG AGATGCATTCTTGACATCGATGTTCAAGGGGCAAGATCCGTGAGAGCCAGTTCACTTGAAGCTATCTTCATCTTCGTATGTCCACCCTCaatggaagagcttgagaagcGCCTTCGTGCAAG GGGAACTGAGACAGAGGAACAGGTCCTAAAGCGACTTCGAAATGCCAAGACAGAGATTGATCTAGGGCAGTCATCAGGCATCTTTGATCATATGTTGTATAATGATAACCTGGAAGACTGTTACCAGAGTCTAAAG GAACTCTTGGGGCTAGATGGAACTGTCACTGCAGCTCCTAAATCAG CAACTAAAGTGGTTGATCTGCCAATGGACCATTCGTTGACCAAGATTGATAACAAAATCATCATAAACTCCAGAACTCCAGAACTAGAAAAAGCATCGACGAACAT GATCGTGCTGGATGTGTCATCCCTCAAAGGAGGGGCGCCTGGACGGACTAGAGGACTAGACATTCATACCATGGACTCATTTCTAGATGGTCTGTCCGGGATTACTCACTGA